The Proteus vulgaris genome has a segment encoding these proteins:
- the fdhF_1 gene encoding formate dehydrogenase H translates to MNKINSVCPYCGAGCKINLCVENGRIIKAEGANGVTNQGELCLKGLYGWDFLNDNKLLTARIHEPMIRRQKGADFEIVSWNEAIQFTAKKLLEIKEKYGAKSIMCTGSSRGTGNETNFVMQKFVRAVLGNNNVDCCARVCHGPSVAGLQETLGNGAMSNSIADIEDSDCLLVFGYNCADSHPIVARRVVKAKQKGAKIIVCDPRKIETAKIANQYLPLKNGTNMALVNAFAYTLIDENLYDKDYVSRYTEGFDEYKKQLADYSPEAVQDIVGIPAIEIRKAMRTYANAKTATIMWGMGVTQFGQAVDVVKGLSGLALLTGNLGKPHVGVAPVRGQNNVQGACDMGVLPNMFPGYQYVADENVRQKFAQAWNIPVEQLDPEVGYRITEVPHLAIEGKVKAYYIMGEDPLQTEADLGLVRKGFEALDFVVVQDIFMTKTAERADVILPSTSWGEHAGIYTCADRGFQRFEKAIDARGNVKRDWEIISLLATEMGYPMSYENNEAIWNEVRALCPLFFGATYEKLAGLAHIQWPCTDIDHPGTPYLYSGNQFTTLSGKGQLFATPWRAPAEVPDADYPMILSTVREVGHYSCRSMTGNCKALASLADEPGYVQIHPDIAKAAGIRDQDIVWVGSRRGKVMSRCHVNETINKQAIYMTYQWWIGACNELTQDNLDPVSKTPETKYCAAKVIKIDDQKWAESQVAQHYHTMRSRLINLVEQAKKAPH, encoded by the coding sequence ATGAACAAAATCAACTCCGTCTGTCCTTATTGTGGCGCTGGCTGCAAAATTAATCTCTGTGTTGAAAATGGTCGCATCATCAAAGCGGAAGGTGCTAATGGTGTCACCAATCAAGGGGAACTTTGTTTAAAAGGGCTCTATGGTTGGGATTTTCTTAACGACAATAAACTGCTGACAGCTCGAATTCATGAACCCATGATCCGCCGACAAAAAGGGGCTGATTTTGAAATAGTGAGTTGGAATGAAGCGATTCAATTTACAGCAAAAAAATTATTGGAAATAAAAGAAAAATACGGCGCTAAATCCATCATGTGTACGGGATCTTCTCGTGGTACGGGGAATGAAACCAACTTTGTAATGCAAAAATTTGTTCGTGCCGTATTAGGTAATAATAATGTCGATTGTTGTGCCCGTGTTTGCCATGGGCCTTCTGTTGCTGGTTTACAAGAAACGTTGGGCAATGGGGCAATGAGTAACTCTATTGCCGATATTGAAGATTCAGATTGCTTATTAGTTTTTGGTTATAACTGTGCTGATTCTCATCCTATTGTGGCGCGTCGAGTTGTTAAAGCGAAACAAAAAGGTGCCAAAATCATTGTTTGTGATCCTCGTAAAATTGAAACCGCTAAAATTGCTAATCAATATTTACCCTTAAAAAACGGTACAAATATGGCGTTAGTTAATGCATTTGCGTATACGCTAATTGATGAAAATCTTTATGATAAAGATTATGTTAGTCGCTATACCGAAGGTTTCGATGAATATAAAAAACAACTCGCCGACTATAGTCCAGAAGCGGTACAAGATATTGTCGGTATTCCTGCTATTGAAATCCGTAAGGCGATGCGTACTTATGCTAATGCTAAAACAGCCACCATTATGTGGGGCATGGGGGTAACGCAATTTGGTCAAGCGGTTGATGTGGTCAAAGGTTTGTCAGGTCTTGCATTACTAACGGGTAATTTAGGTAAGCCACATGTCGGTGTTGCCCCTGTTCGTGGACAAAATAATGTTCAAGGGGCTTGTGATATGGGGGTTTTACCAAATATGTTCCCGGGATATCAATATGTGGCTGACGAAAATGTGCGTCAGAAATTTGCACAAGCCTGGAATATTCCTGTTGAACAACTCGATCCTGAAGTGGGATATCGCATTACTGAAGTACCACATTTAGCCATTGAAGGTAAAGTAAAAGCCTACTACATCATGGGTGAAGATCCGCTTCAAACAGAAGCTGATTTAGGCTTAGTGAGAAAAGGTTTTGAGGCTCTCGATTTTGTTGTAGTTCAAGATATCTTTATGACTAAAACTGCCGAGCGTGCTGATGTGATTTTACCCTCAACCAGTTGGGGTGAACATGCAGGTATTTATACTTGTGCGGATAGAGGTTTTCAGCGTTTTGAAAAAGCGATTGATGCGCGAGGTAATGTAAAACGTGACTGGGAAATTATCAGCTTATTAGCTACTGAAATGGGCTACCCGATGTCTTATGAGAATAACGAAGCGATTTGGAATGAAGTTAGAGCATTGTGCCCGCTGTTCTTTGGTGCTACTTATGAAAAATTGGCAGGTTTAGCGCATATTCAATGGCCTTGCACGGATATTGACCATCCAGGTACGCCTTATTTATATTCAGGTAATCAATTCACTACACTCTCTGGTAAAGGACAGTTATTTGCTACGCCATGGCGGGCGCCGGCTGAAGTACCCGATGCTGATTATCCAATGATTTTATCTACAGTGCGTGAGGTGGGGCATTATTCTTGTCGCTCTATGACTGGTAATTGTAAAGCATTAGCATCACTTGCAGATGAACCTGGTTATGTTCAAATTCACCCTGATATTGCTAAAGCCGCTGGGATCCGTGATCAAGATATTGTTTGGGTTGGATCACGTCGAGGCAAAGTGATGTCGCGTTGTCATGTGAATGAGACAATCAATAAGCAAGCGATTTATATGACTTATCAATGGTGGATTGGCGCATGTAATGAACTGACTCAAGATAATCTTGATCCAGTTTCAAAAACACCGGAAACAAAATATTGTGCAGCTAAAGTGATAAAAATTGACGATCAGAAATGGGCAGAAAGCCAAGTTGCTCAACATTATCACACGATGAGAAGTCGTTTAATTAACTTAGTGGAGCAGGCAAAAAAAGCGCCCCATTAA
- a CDS encoding sodium:solute symporter: MSQQWTSRIGHILAAAGSAIGIGAIWKFSYVAANNGGGAFLIVFLLFSFIIGLAVLLAENILGSSTHAEAVNAFKKMMGRNWVIIGVIGVFSSWCIYSFYSVVGGWTIGYTVMAATGQLNITDSAELTGIFTRFISNPLWPILAHLTFAGLTCFVVLAGVQRGLEKAVKIMMPMLFIIMILLIIVGISLPGSSEGLKLFLYPDFSKLTPQGVLDALGLAFFSLSIGLGIHITYSAYLANNKGIANASMWVVILSCMVCVLAGLMIFPALSAAGLEPNAGPGLTFMTMPVYFANLPGGNILAVTFFVLLLMAALTSAISLLEHIVAYVQMRFQWTRRRAGLVVTASIMLMGIPVSLSFGPMSDVTLGGKTVFDLLDYLTSNILMPLFGIAMCLIFGWSRRANALIPENITGVKRQCLLLVWRYIGPICIGIILVHGLIG, translated from the coding sequence ATGAGCCAGCAATGGACATCACGAATCGGCCATATCTTAGCAGCCGCAGGCTCTGCAATTGGTATTGGCGCAATCTGGAAGTTTTCTTATGTTGCCGCCAATAACGGTGGTGGTGCCTTTTTAATTGTCTTTTTGTTATTTAGTTTTATTATCGGGCTTGCCGTATTACTGGCTGAAAATATCTTAGGCAGTAGTACACATGCAGAAGCTGTTAATGCCTTTAAAAAGATGATGGGACGTAACTGGGTTATCATCGGCGTTATTGGTGTCTTCAGTTCTTGGTGTATTTATAGCTTTTATAGTGTTGTCGGTGGATGGACAATTGGCTATACCGTTATGGCAGCAACAGGCCAGCTGAACATTACAGATAGCGCAGAATTAACTGGTATTTTTACCCGTTTTATTAGCAATCCTTTATGGCCTATTTTGGCTCACTTGACCTTCGCTGGATTAACCTGTTTTGTCGTTTTAGCCGGTGTGCAACGTGGGTTAGAAAAAGCCGTCAAAATCATGATGCCCATGTTATTTATCATTATGATTTTATTAATTATTGTTGGAATAAGCTTACCTGGATCTTCTGAAGGTTTAAAATTATTTTTATACCCTGATTTCAGTAAGTTAACCCCTCAAGGCGTGTTAGATGCATTAGGATTAGCCTTCTTCTCTCTCTCTATCGGTTTAGGTATTCACATCACTTACAGTGCTTATTTAGCAAATAACAAAGGTATCGCCAACGCCAGTATGTGGGTAGTTATTTTATCTTGTATGGTGTGTGTACTTGCCGGATTAATGATTTTCCCTGCATTATCTGCCGCAGGTTTAGAACCCAATGCCGGCCCGGGCTTAACCTTTATGACCATGCCGGTTTATTTCGCTAACTTACCCGGTGGTAATATTTTAGCTGTCACTTTCTTTGTCTTGTTATTAATGGCAGCGTTAACTTCTGCAATTTCATTACTTGAACATATCGTGGCTTATGTGCAGATGCGCTTTCAATGGACACGCCGTCGCGCAGGACTCGTCGTTACGGCTTCCATTATGCTGATGGGAATTCCTGTTTCATTATCTTTCGGCCCTATGAGCGATGTGACATTAGGAGGGAAAACTGTTTTTGATTTGTTGGATTATCTGACATCTAACATTTTAATGCCTTTATTTGGTATTGCGATGTGCTTAATTTTCGGTTGGTCACGTAGAGCAAATGCATTAATTCCTGAAAATATCACAGGTGTAAAACGTCAATGTTTATTACTGGTTTGGCGTTATATTGGCCCAATTTGTATCGGGATTATTTTGGTGCATGGATTGATTGGCTAA
- the pcaB_2 gene encoding lyase — protein MRALYDSKSKTIDDRGIKNLLSNEAKYSTWLMFEAMLAQAQAEYGFIPQSAADEIKEKAIIENIDFEEMNRIYQKIGHGFVPFLKVLVNACSEESGKYVHYGITTQNIQQSSQLYMMKTVHNKFMLLLSEIIENLSNLAEKTKHMVMAGRTHGRHAIPITYGYKVSVWISDFIDCYQRMKECEKRVFTIMMGGAVGAFNSMPEVGMKVQKRVAELVGMQAMEVPSRNLSTHKLEYMMNLALMANICHKIGEEVYSTTLEEIAEVSEGFTKGTVGSSTMPHKINPKLAKGIIANSQKLYSLPNVGMYSAVRPYEGDSSSYMLFDGLIEESLELTTEILLRTEELSRTIVPHEERMLHNVMRNKGLDNTEYVMMKMAEKLGKDKAHSLLYEEAIKTAADGEDFYTNLMKNDTITAAFNADEIKAMLDPRSYIGLSVELAEKEAKRGFVISQEIKQSYK, from the coding sequence ATGAGAGCGTTATACGATTCTAAAAGTAAAACAATCGACGATCGCGGTATAAAAAATCTGCTGTCCAATGAAGCTAAATATTCAACTTGGTTAATGTTTGAAGCAATGTTAGCGCAAGCGCAAGCTGAATATGGTTTTATTCCACAGTCTGCCGCAGATGAAATTAAAGAAAAGGCGATTATTGAGAATATTGATTTTGAAGAGATGAACCGTATTTATCAAAAAATCGGTCATGGTTTTGTGCCTTTCTTAAAAGTACTGGTGAATGCGTGCTCTGAAGAGAGTGGTAAATATGTGCACTATGGCATTACCACGCAAAATATACAGCAAAGTTCGCAGTTGTATATGATGAAAACGGTACACAATAAGTTCATGTTATTATTGAGTGAAATTATTGAAAACTTGTCTAATCTTGCTGAAAAGACAAAACACATGGTAATGGCTGGTAGAACGCACGGTCGTCATGCTATTCCTATTACTTATGGGTACAAAGTTTCAGTATGGATCAGTGATTTTATTGATTGCTACCAACGTATGAAAGAGTGCGAAAAGCGAGTATTCACCATTATGATGGGGGGGGCAGTAGGTGCTTTTAACTCAATGCCAGAAGTTGGGATGAAAGTACAAAAACGTGTTGCTGAATTAGTGGGTATGCAAGCAATGGAAGTGCCATCACGTAATTTAAGCACGCACAAATTAGAATACATGATGAACTTAGCGCTGATGGCAAATATCTGCCATAAAATTGGTGAAGAAGTTTACAGCACTACATTGGAAGAAATTGCTGAGGTTTCTGAAGGGTTTACAAAAGGCACGGTAGGAAGTAGCACGATGCCTCATAAAATTAATCCAAAATTAGCGAAAGGAATTATTGCTAACTCTCAGAAATTATATTCGTTGCCTAATGTGGGAATGTACTCTGCGGTAAGACCATATGAAGGTGATAGCAGTTCTTATATGTTATTCGATGGCTTAATTGAAGAATCGTTAGAATTAACAACAGAAATTTTATTAAGAACAGAAGAGCTTTCAAGAACTATCGTTCCTCATGAAGAGAGAATGCTACATAACGTGATGAGAAATAAAGGTTTAGATAATACTGAATACGTTATGATGAAAATGGCAGAAAAACTGGGTAAAGATAAAGCGCATTCACTGTTATATGAAGAAGCCATTAAAACGGCCGCAGATGGTGAAGATTTTTATACTAACCTGATGAAAAATGACACCATTACCGCGGCTTTTAATGCAGATGAAATTAAGGCCATGCTTGATCCTCGCTCTTATATCGGTTTATCCGTTGAGCTTGCTGAAAAAGAAGCAAAACGAGGTTTTGTGATCTCACAAGAAATTAAACAAAGTTATAAATAA
- the ptsG_2 gene encoding PTS system, EIIBC component: MARKKFSESIQRFGRTLLLPIGVLAPIGMILGISGALVQSYMIARFPFLGNETVNALLVSIRSIAGVVFDNIPLLFAMGVAYGMSHKDKGIAVFASVVGYLTLISTINIWLVLTGKLADPAIMTQVGQIKVLGIQTMNISAAGGIITGLIAAWATDKFYNLELPTAFAFFSGKKSVAIIMVGLMIGVGALLPFIWEVLVMGLTKLSAVFLSPVGPFFTAGGERLFIPFGLHHVWNVLFRFTEAGGSYVIDGQTYVGVVPAMTEVLFNQGPSSEYWAMMPSLTRFMAQQQMLVTLFLFPAIALAIYKTSKKENRAEVKSMLVTMVLTAMLGNVTEPLEFTFVFIAPLLYLIYAIIVGIGAVLLSFAGVAIGYIRGTVFDFTIFGLLYEHTNWIFLVLIGSALAVVTYFIFYWAIIKFDIKTPGREESSNMKNTLIKEKRYGEIAEILIQALGGKQNIRNVDNCITRLRIDINEVNQIDKELMLESGCTAFFFPAANHVHVVYGPKVEFVRNAVDEAMKK, translated from the coding sequence ATGGCCAGGAAAAAGTTCAGCGAATCTATTCAGCGCTTTGGTAGAACCCTACTTCTACCAATCGGTGTATTAGCACCTATCGGTATGATCTTGGGGATCAGTGGTGCTTTAGTTCAGTCTTATATGATTGCACGCTTTCCTTTCTTAGGAAATGAAACAGTCAATGCTTTATTAGTCAGTATCCGTTCTATTGCAGGTGTGGTGTTTGACAATATTCCACTTCTATTTGCAATGGGGGTGGCATATGGAATGAGCCATAAAGATAAGGGGATCGCGGTCTTTGCCTCCGTGGTGGGTTATTTAACCTTGATAAGTACAATCAATATCTGGTTAGTATTGACTGGAAAACTGGCTGATCCTGCCATTATGACGCAGGTTGGGCAAATCAAGGTTCTGGGTATACAAACCATGAATATCAGTGCCGCAGGGGGGATTATTACAGGATTAATCGCCGCATGGGCAACGGATAAATTCTATAACCTTGAATTACCAACGGCATTTGCCTTCTTCTCTGGAAAAAAATCTGTCGCCATTATTATGGTTGGATTAATGATTGGCGTAGGTGCATTGTTGCCATTTATTTGGGAAGTATTAGTCATGGGCTTAACTAAGCTCTCAGCTGTCTTCTTAAGTCCTGTTGGGCCTTTCTTTACCGCAGGTGGTGAGCGTCTATTTATTCCATTTGGTTTACACCACGTCTGGAACGTGCTGTTTAGATTTACTGAAGCCGGTGGTTCTTATGTGATTGATGGGCAAACCTATGTGGGTGTTGTTCCAGCAATGACAGAAGTATTATTTAACCAAGGGCCAAGTAGTGAATATTGGGCAATGATGCCAAGCTTGACGCGTTTTATGGCTCAGCAACAAATGTTGGTTACGTTATTCTTATTTCCTGCGATTGCATTAGCAATTTATAAAACCTCGAAAAAAGAGAACCGCGCTGAAGTTAAATCAATGCTGGTGACGATGGTCTTAACTGCAATGTTAGGTAACGTGACCGAACCTCTTGAATTTACCTTCGTCTTTATCGCACCGTTACTTTATTTAATTTACGCGATTATCGTGGGTATTGGCGCAGTTCTGCTCTCTTTTGCTGGTGTTGCAATTGGTTATATCCGAGGCACCGTCTTTGATTTCACTATCTTTGGTTTACTGTACGAACACACTAACTGGATCTTCTTAGTGCTGATTGGTAGTGCACTTGCGGTTGTGACCTACTTCATTTTCTACTGGGCTATCATCAAATTCGATATCAAAACCCCAGGTAGAGAAGAATCAAGCAATATGAAAAACACGCTAATCAAAGAAAAACGTTATGGTGAAATTGCAGAAATCTTAATTCAAGCGTTAGGTGGCAAACAAAACATTCGTAATGTTGATAACTGTATTACACGGCTACGTATTGATATTAATGAAGTTAATCAAATAGATAAAGAATTAATGTTGGAGTCTGGATGTACAGCATTCTTCTTTCCGGCAGCAAACCATGTCCATGTTGTTTATGGCCCTAAAGTCGAATTTGTTCGCAATGCTGTTGATGAAGCAATGAAGAAATAA
- the rpiR gene encoding phosphosugar isomerase/binding protein has product MLDFLKNYDNLTISEKKVLKYLTDNIADIPYLNINDLVAKTFVSKTVIINLSQKLGFSGFKELKFQINNYILTQNKIEKTSTASYKKQLEKNINKTFTLINEEHIRECAKTLRHSRNIFIVARGTSKAVGYYLEHLLFALGLHCFFINDYNLSDSFTRLVNEDDTVIFISLSGGTKKIIETAKIVQLKDANIISMTAFNTNELTSYASHALFCFADNHDTKKDDTKSRIGFFMLVDLLINELEILL; this is encoded by the coding sequence ATGCTGGATTTCCTAAAGAATTATGACAATTTAACCATCAGCGAAAAAAAAGTATTAAAATATCTCACCGATAATATTGCGGATATACCCTATTTAAATATTAATGATTTAGTTGCAAAAACCTTTGTATCAAAAACGGTTATCATTAATTTATCGCAAAAGTTAGGATTTAGCGGGTTTAAAGAGCTTAAATTCCAAATTAATAATTATATATTGACGCAAAATAAAATTGAGAAAACGAGCACTGCATCTTATAAAAAGCAATTAGAAAAAAATATTAATAAAACATTTACTTTAATTAATGAAGAGCATATTCGAGAATGTGCGAAAACCTTACGTCACTCTAGAAATATTTTTATTGTGGCAAGAGGAACGAGTAAAGCGGTCGGTTATTACCTGGAACACCTTTTATTTGCTTTAGGTTTACACTGCTTTTTTATTAATGATTATAATTTATCTGATTCATTTACTCGCCTTGTTAATGAAGATGATACGGTTATCTTTATCTCCCTTTCTGGTGGCACCAAGAAAATTATAGAAACAGCAAAAATTGTACAGTTAAAAGATGCAAATATTATTAGTATGACGGCATTTAACACCAATGAATTAACGAGTTATGCAAGCCATGCTCTGTTTTGTTTTGCCGATAATCACGATACCAAAAAAGACGATACTAAATCACGTATTGGTTTTTTTATGCTGGTGGATTTACTGATAAATGAGTTAGAAATTTTACTTTAA
- a CDS encoding Protein of uncharacterised function (DUF2543) — MNNEIHFKYYDMVEEYSLESTEPVAESEEDALALYFQLLLTRLMNNEEISETAQQEMAKEAGINKKRIDDIAMFLNRWGNE, encoded by the coding sequence ATGAACAATGAAATCCATTTTAAATATTATGACATGGTAGAAGAGTATTCACTGGAATCAACCGAGCCTGTTGCTGAATCTGAAGAAGATGCACTTGCTCTCTATTTTCAATTACTGCTTACTCGGCTAATGAACAACGAAGAAATCAGTGAAACGGCGCAGCAAGAGATGGCAAAAGAGGCGGGTATTAATAAAAAACGTATTGATGATATCGCGATGTTTCTTAATCGCTGGGGTAATGAATAA